From one Gracilibacillus salinarum genomic stretch:
- a CDS encoding DUF4179 domain-containing protein translates to MGKERLHKEIDEIEVPKSEIFQAIERGMEKGRKEKVPKRRSKVKLVSAAASIAAIAFLAAGFVFAPISYALSSIPLLGSVYDKVGMQIGEELLESDLVTQLDQKATSKGVDITITSAYYDGNVIGITFNAKGDKLSLDRVGGEGPEAGYRFHLFDGKDQNQLSATMSSLKETEDGYIASIEFYNDHGYVLEKDTLPLTFTNMASVNGRWKFDVPVEKIPSETIYSEATTELEGSGYSLQMESVVKGKATTILNYQTTMPLDGEMDYINIKVVDSEGNRLSPFNPNVVSTETSESFILEDNQDLIDSKISDDAKYLIIQPEIEKSEEDTVYSMNQSPPFTIESSRFDYSIKVNSIQQEGEQLILDYHIQNVETGSLRADIIQGFANFIMMIKSDNVQRDETGELDMMNMLEYRIRSDQATLQEGDSLHFQSIFEWKDQDTFDYRDYSILVPFGTLSANEEPIKMDAIKVELK, encoded by the coding sequence ATGGGCAAAGAGCGTTTACATAAAGAAATCGATGAGATAGAAGTTCCCAAGAGCGAAATATTTCAGGCAATAGAGCGAGGCATGGAGAAAGGCCGTAAAGAAAAAGTACCGAAAAGAAGATCCAAGGTCAAGCTTGTAAGTGCAGCAGCATCGATTGCGGCAATCGCATTCTTGGCAGCAGGTTTCGTTTTTGCACCTATTTCATATGCCCTGTCTTCTATTCCTCTGTTAGGCTCTGTTTATGACAAGGTTGGCATGCAAATCGGTGAGGAGTTACTGGAAAGTGATTTAGTAACGCAGCTTGATCAGAAAGCGACGAGTAAGGGAGTAGATATCACGATAACAAGTGCTTATTATGATGGCAATGTCATTGGTATTACCTTTAATGCGAAAGGTGACAAACTTTCATTGGATCGTGTTGGAGGGGAAGGTCCAGAAGCAGGCTATCGCTTTCATCTTTTTGACGGAAAAGATCAAAATCAGTTGTCTGCTACCATGTCAAGCTTAAAAGAAACAGAAGATGGATACATTGCTTCGATTGAATTTTATAATGATCATGGTTATGTACTCGAAAAAGATACGTTGCCATTAACTTTTACGAATATGGCAAGTGTTAATGGCCGTTGGAAGTTTGATGTGCCGGTTGAGAAAATTCCATCAGAAACGATTTATTCGGAAGCTACGACTGAGCTTGAAGGTTCAGGATACTCACTTCAAATGGAGTCTGTTGTGAAAGGCAAGGCGACGACGATATTAAATTACCAGACGACAATGCCTTTGGATGGGGAAATGGATTATATAAACATTAAAGTGGTGGATAGTGAAGGAAATCGCTTATCACCGTTTAACCCAAATGTTGTATCAACAGAGACAAGTGAATCTTTTATTCTAGAAGATAACCAAGACTTAATTGATAGCAAGATCAGTGACGATGCCAAGTATCTAATCATTCAACCGGAAATAGAAAAATCAGAAGAAGATACTGTGTATTCTATGAACCAATCGCCTCCTTTTACCATAGAAAGCAGCAGGTTTGACTATTCGATAAAGGTAAATAGCATACAGCAAGAGGGGGAACAGTTAATATTGGATTATCACATACAGAATGTAGAAACTGGTTCGCTTCGAGCAGATATTATTCAAGGCTTTGCCAACTTTATCATGATGATTAAATCTGACAATGTTCAAAGGGATGAAACGGGAGAATTGGATATGATGAACATGCTGGAATACAGGATTCGAAGTGATCAAGCAACGTTACAAGAAGGTGACAGTCTGCATTTTCAATCCATTTTTGAATGGAAAGATCAAGATACGTTTGATTATAGAGATTATTCCATTTTAGTACCATTTGGAACATTAAGTGCAAATGAAGAGCCGATTAAAATGGATGCTATTAAAGTGGAATTAAAATAA
- a CDS encoding glyoxalase superfamily protein, whose amino-acid sequence MVIPIFRIFDMEKVHSFYINYLGFKKDWEHQYSENMPVYIQVSLNDAVIHLSEHYGDASPGGAIRIKIKDLKSFHSLLVEKQYPYSNPAIEKTPWGTSELTVIDPFSNRIIFYEELE is encoded by the coding sequence ATGGTTATACCAATCTTTCGTATTTTTGATATGGAGAAAGTTCACTCGTTCTATATCAATTATTTAGGCTTTAAAAAGGACTGGGAACATCAGTATTCGGAAAATATGCCAGTGTATATTCAGGTTTCCTTAAACGATGCAGTTATACATTTATCTGAACATTATGGTGATGCTTCTCCTGGAGGTGCTATTCGGATTAAAATAAAGGATTTAAAAAGTTTTCATTCTTTATTAGTAGAAAAGCAATACCCGTACTCTAATCCTGCTATAGAAAAAACACCCTGGGGTACTAGTGAATTAACAGTTATCGATCCTTTCTCAAACAGAATTATATTTTATGAGGAATTGGAGTAG
- a CDS encoding RNA polymerase sigma factor, giving the protein MDSQLLLQIYNKQAKMIYYYLKKNGCSHEDAEDIVQESYMKYIAYSSGVASDKALSYIFSIAMNEFKRMLKKKGKEQVMSINDDRFWNNFANDDDIESSVLHIELSAEIFLTLKEIQEIYQQLLLLKYELELSYKEI; this is encoded by the coding sequence ATGGATTCACAGCTTTTGTTGCAAATATATAATAAACAGGCAAAAATGATCTATTACTATTTGAAAAAGAACGGATGCAGTCATGAAGATGCGGAGGATATTGTGCAGGAGAGTTATATGAAATATATAGCGTACAGCAGCGGCGTTGCTTCAGATAAAGCACTATCCTATATTTTTTCCATTGCAATGAATGAGTTCAAAAGAATGTTAAAGAAAAAAGGAAAAGAACAGGTGATGTCGATCAATGATGATCGCTTTTGGAATAATTTTGCAAATGACGATGATATTGAATCGAGCGTATTACATATCGAATTGAGTGCTGAAATCTTTCTAACCTTAAAGGAGATACAGGAAATCTATCAACAGCTTTTGCTATTAAAATATGAACTGGAGCTAAGTTATAAAGAAATTTGA
- a CDS encoding anti sigma factor C-terminal domain-containing protein, with protein MSDDIFDEKKVKRAIRKGKRKTIITIVAVSILVFVVLSIGNFAISAYFSQKAYKERDAYIRLTTPNGYISETVDSTGILGGSSNYKVSKDMKRKAVVMEQDQYSFGLIPSVLLSRGAGGSIGVTGEEWQFTYKDNGWRNMMFFHPDVTYEKYNNDEGLIESMSGDNIYEVALSFDKPYKQRDLPVEQLPEMTWFWINTYTDSQLETYRKEADEYDWSAAFIRENDALGFSINSTYYANTDLEYDYNNFLQLLQTSYASEHHQAYSHLKDQDIEDAEILGVVVYGTKEQILDMINEPFVQAASLGGVVDNY; from the coding sequence ATGAGCGATGATATTTTTGATGAAAAGAAGGTAAAAAGAGCGATAAGAAAAGGGAAAAGGAAGACAATCATTACGATTGTTGCCGTGTCTATCCTGGTGTTTGTTGTGCTGAGTATAGGCAATTTTGCTATTTCAGCCTATTTTAGTCAAAAGGCATATAAAGAGCGGGATGCATATATCAGACTCACTACACCTAATGGCTATATCAGTGAAACTGTTGATTCTACAGGCATTCTTGGAGGATCAAGCAATTATAAGGTTTCCAAGGATATGAAAAGAAAAGCAGTTGTGATGGAACAGGATCAGTATTCCTTTGGGCTGATTCCATCTGTTTTGCTTTCAAGAGGTGCAGGTGGAAGCATCGGAGTAACTGGTGAAGAATGGCAGTTTACCTATAAAGATAATGGCTGGAGAAATATGATGTTTTTCCACCCCGATGTCACGTACGAAAAATATAATAACGATGAAGGGCTTATTGAAAGTATGTCAGGGGATAATATCTATGAAGTTGCTCTTTCTTTTGATAAACCATACAAGCAACGTGACTTACCTGTTGAGCAGCTTCCGGAAATGACATGGTTTTGGATCAACACATACACCGACAGTCAATTAGAAACATATAGAAAAGAAGCAGATGAGTACGATTGGTCTGCGGCATTTATAAGAGAAAATGATGCTCTAGGTTTTTCGATTAATTCCACTTATTATGCCAATACTGATTTGGAATATGATTACAATAACTTTCTTCAATTACTGCAAACCAGTTATGCAAGCGAACACCATCAAGCATATAGCCATTTGAAGGACCAGGATATAGAAGATGCCGAAATCTTAGGTGTAGTTGTGTATGGAACGAAGGAGCAAATCTTAGACATGATCAACGAGCCTTTTGTTCAGGCAGCTTCCTTAGGAGGCGTCGTGGACAACTATTAA
- a CDS encoding sigma-70 family RNA polymerase sigma factor codes for MKDLSIIKKAISGNEEAFETLVKKESEKLYKTAFLYVRNKEDALDVLQETIYKAFISIDQVKQPQFFYTWLTKILIRTAYDVINKRKKVVFDEELIRNISDDSYVDAEEKMDMLNAISALSKHYQTVIILFYYHGFTIDEIAETMGKPANTIKTYLRRAKMELKKSIGGMNYHGQRAFT; via the coding sequence TTGAAAGATTTATCTATAATAAAAAAAGCAATAAGCGGGAATGAAGAAGCATTTGAAACACTCGTCAAAAAAGAGAGTGAAAAGCTCTACAAAACTGCATTTCTTTATGTCCGAAACAAAGAGGATGCATTGGATGTACTTCAGGAAACAATATACAAGGCTTTTATATCCATTGATCAAGTTAAGCAGCCGCAGTTTTTTTATACCTGGCTGACAAAGATTCTGATCCGAACGGCTTATGATGTCATAAACAAACGAAAGAAAGTCGTTTTTGATGAGGAACTTATCCGTAATATTTCTGACGATAGTTATGTGGACGCAGAAGAGAAGATGGATATGTTAAACGCCATTTCCGCTTTAAGTAAACATTATCAAACTGTCATTATCTTATTTTACTATCATGGTTTTACGATTGATGAGATTGCGGAAACGATGGGGAAACCCGCGAACACTATTAAAACCTATTTACGTCGGGCAAAAATGGAATTGAAAAAAAGTATTGGGGGGATGAATTACCATGGGCAAAGAGCGTTTACATAA